The genome window TAGATAAAGAATTGCTGAGTCAGGTATGAACTGACCGTACGGTAGAGGGTTTCACCGAAGGAGCAGAAGGGCATGTGGAAGGTGGCCATGCTGCGCAGCCGGATCAGGACCGGGCAGCCGCTGGTGGCCATTTGCAGTCCGAGCATCGAATTCAAAGCACTTTGCAGGTCGCAGTCCTGTTGGTACACCCGGCGCGTGGTTTCGACCGTCAGGTCGATTTTCTGCACGGATTTCGATCCTTTGAAGGTTTCCAGGACTTCATGAATGCGCACTGCAGCGGGACAGAACCGGCTATCGCTCGTCTTGAGCGGGCAACAGGGGCACTGGTCCTTATGAAGCAGCGTCCAGTCTGGATAGTTTTCCGGAGCACGGAACGGGGCGCGCGTCTGGATCTTCTCGTAGCGCGTATCAATCGTGAAGACCAGATCTTCATCTTCGAGCCCGAAGATGTAGGTAATCGTATGGGGGTCGCGTGACATCGGGTAGTTTCGGCACGCTGACCGATTTAATCGCGGCATGCAAGCTCCGCGCATCTGGGCGTGTTCCTATTTCGCTGCGGACATCCAGCGTGACCAGGTACCGCTGGGAACATCGAAGACCCCGGGGGCTCCGGTGAGCAGCATTTCGCCGCATTCGAGCTTCCCTTTCGGAAGGAGCTGCTGGAGCAGGTTCTTCAGGACGATGGGAGTGAAGCCGGGGGTGTGGCTGGTGAGGTAGACAAAGCAGGGCTGGTCGCTGAGGACGGCTTTGACCAGTTCGAGTGTCTCGATGAGGGCATGCTCGATTTTGTAGAGCTCGCCGCTCTTGCCCCGGCCGAAGGAAGGCGGGTCGAGGAGGATGGCGTCGTAGCGGCGGCCGCGCCGGATTTCACGCTGCATGAACTTGTTGCAGTCGTCGACGATCCATCGGATGGGGTGGTCGCCGAGTTGGTTAAGATCGGCATTTTCACGGGCCCATTGAACCATTCCCTTGGAGGCGTCGACATGGCAGCAATGTGCGCCGCCCTGGGCAGCCGCCAGCGTGGCACCGCCCGAATAGGCAAAAAGGTTGAGGAAGTTGAGAGGGGATTGGCGTTTGGAGGATTCCGCGCGAAGGGTTTCACGGATCCAGTTCCACATTTCGCGTGTTTCTGGAAAGACGCCGAGGTGCCCGAAATCGGTGGTGGAAAGTTTCATTTTCACCCCGTTCACCATGGCGTGCCAACTGTCCGGCAACTGTTCACGTCCACGCCACTCGAGCCCGTTCTTGCGGGTGAAAAAGGCATCCGCCTGTTTCCAGAGCTTGGGTTGGGCCGGGTTCCAGACTGCCTGGGCGCAGGGACGGTCCAGCGTAACTTTGCCGAATCTTTCCAGTTTCCGGCCACCGCCGCTATCGAGGAGTGAATAGTCGTTCATTTTCCGTGGGAGTATGAATGTATGAAGGCGGGAAAGTAAAAGGTAGAAAGTGTGAC of Coraliomargarita parva contains these proteins:
- a CDS encoding DUF6901 family protein, which codes for MSRDPHTITYIFGLEDEDLVFTIDTRYEKIQTRAPFRAPENYPDWTLLHKDQCPCCPLKTSDSRFCPAAVRIHEVLETFKGSKSVQKIDLTVETTRRVYQQDCDLQSALNSMLGLQMATSGCPVLIRLRSMATFHMPFCSFGETLYRTVSSYLTQQFFIYKEGGSPDWDLQGLKCFYETLEGLNQAFSQRIKAIEESDAASNAIIMFFAASIVVADAIDNNLSEYKDYFTGRASQPPQGG
- a CDS encoding class I SAM-dependent methyltransferase; protein product: MNDYSLLDSGGGRKLERFGKVTLDRPCAQAVWNPAQPKLWKQADAFFTRKNGLEWRGREQLPDSWHAMVNGVKMKLSTTDFGHLGVFPETREMWNWIRETLRAESSKRQSPLNFLNLFAYSGGATLAAAQGGAHCCHVDASKGMVQWARENADLNQLGDHPIRWIVDDCNKFMQREIRRGRRYDAILLDPPSFGRGKSGELYKIEHALIETLELVKAVLSDQPCFVYLTSHTPGFTPIVLKNLLQQLLPKGKLECGEMLLTGAPGVFDVPSGTWSRWMSAAK